A single region of the Methanolacinia paynteri genome encodes:
- a CDS encoding 50S ribosomal protein L32e: MAEDKIRLIRARNAQRGSFKRQGLSRKKKLEDTWRRPRGLQSKQRKGYRAKGAHPQPGYGSPKAVRGMHPSGFEDVLVYNLADLENLNPEIQAIRIASTVGNKKREEIQKKAEELGFRVLNQKEVIKPSEKKAAKAEEKSEEEVSEEEEAAEETEPEEEEVVEEAETAEEEEVKSDE, from the coding sequence ATGGCTGAAGATAAAATAAGATTAATCAGGGCCAGAAACGCCCAGCGTGGGTCCTTTAAGCGCCAGGGTCTTTCCAGGAAGAAGAAACTGGAGGACACATGGAGAAGGCCACGTGGTCTCCAGAGCAAACAGAGGAAAGGGTACCGTGCAAAGGGAGCACACCCGCAGCCGGGCTACGGAAGCCCGAAGGCTGTCCGTGGAATGCACCCGAGCGGCTTTGAGGATGTACTCGTATACAACCTTGCCGACCTGGAAAACCTGAACCCTGAAATACAGGCAATTCGGATCGCCTCGACAGTAGGAAACAAGAAGAGAGAGGAGATCCAGAAAAAAGCTGAAGAGCTCGGATTCAGGGTCCTGAACCAGAAAGAAGTAATCAAACCTTCAGAAAAGAAAGCGGCAAAGGCCGAAGAGAAATCTGAAGAGGAAGTTTCCGAAGAGGAGGAAGCCGCCGAAGAGACCGAACCTGAAGAGGAAGAGGTCGTCGAAGAGGCCGAAACCGCAGAGGAAGAAGAGGTGAAGAGCGATGAGTGA
- the rpl6p gene encoding 50S ribosomal protein L6, whose product MITENRIEIPEGVNAEIAGGKLVVSGKKGTLERLMRYPGITVRIEDGELIISTESQRKKIYAMLGTYASHAKNMFRGVNEEYVYGMKVVYSHFPIQLKEIGGKLEIVNFLGEKEPRYAEIPESVKMKIAGDEITLTGIDKELVGTTASRIEKATKVRGRDTRVFQDGIYIVSKA is encoded by the coding sequence ATGATTACAGAGAACAGAATTGAAATCCCTGAAGGAGTTAATGCAGAGATAGCCGGCGGAAAACTGGTTGTCTCAGGAAAGAAAGGGACTCTGGAGCGTTTAATGCGTTACCCCGGCATCACAGTCAGAATCGAAGACGGAGAGCTGATAATCTCAACCGAATCACAGAGAAAGAAGATCTATGCAATGCTCGGAACATATGCGTCACATGCGAAGAACATGTTCCGCGGCGTCAACGAGGAATACGTATACGGCATGAAGGTCGTATACAGCCACTTCCCTATTCAGTTAAAGGAAATCGGCGGAAAACTCGAGATCGTAAACTTCCTCGGGGAGAAGGAACCGAGATATGCAGAAATTCCTGAAAGTGTCAAGATGAAGATCGCCGGAGACGAGATCACACTCACAGGCATCGATAAGGAACTTGTAGGAACCACAGCTTCAAGAATTGAGAAAGCCACCAAAGTCAGGGGTCGTGACACCCGTGTATTCCAGGATGGCATATATATTGTGAGCAAGGCGTGA
- a CDS encoding 30S ribosomal protein S8, whose protein sequence is MTRLNPIADAMSAIKNASDTGKISCIVEPAGKLLGSMLGIMKEEGYIEGFELIDDGRGGQFKVSLNGNINKCGVISPRFAVKTDEIEKWENQYLPAKNFGLLIMTTSHGVISHENARQKGIGGELLAYVY, encoded by the coding sequence ATGACAAGATTAAATCCTATTGCAGATGCAATGAGCGCCATCAAGAACGCCTCTGATACAGGCAAGATCTCCTGCATCGTAGAGCCCGCAGGAAAACTTCTCGGCTCGATGCTCGGAATCATGAAAGAGGAAGGCTACATCGAAGGCTTCGAACTGATTGACGACGGAAGGGGCGGACAGTTTAAGGTCAGCCTCAACGGAAACATCAACAAATGTGGTGTTATTTCGCCAAGATTTGCAGTGAAGACCGACGAGATCGAGAAATGGGAAAACCAGTACCTTCCTGCAAAGAACTTCGGACTGCTGATAATGACCACCTCTCACGGGGTCATTTCGCACGAGAACGCACGCCAGAAAGGTATCGGCGGCGAACTTCTCGCGTATGTATACTGA
- a CDS encoding 30S ribosomal protein S14 — protein sequence MAQKKSKNQKTPEKIYGRGANECQMCGRKQGLVRRYKIMLCRQCFRESAQKIGFKKMN from the coding sequence ATGGCACAGAAAAAATCGAAGAACCAGAAGACACCTGAGAAGATCTACGGCCGCGGTGCGAACGAGTGCCAGATGTGCGGAAGAAAGCAGGGCCTTGTAAGAAGATACAAGATAATGCTTTGCCGCCAGTGTTTCCGTGAATCTGCCCAGAAGATCGGGTTTAAGAAGATGAATTAG
- a CDS encoding 50S ribosomal protein L5, with amino-acid sequence MNPMQDVHIDKVVVHMSVGESGDKLVKAENIISEITGQKPVRTIAKRTQPAFGIRKGQPIGCKVYLRGKTAEDFVETSLSILENKIFESQFDRSGNLSYGVEEHTDFPGQSYDPMIGIYGMDVNVILEKKGIRIARRNIERKKLPSKQIVTREDAVKFMTEKYQVEVL; translated from the coding sequence ATGAACCCAATGCAGGACGTTCATATCGACAAGGTTGTCGTCCACATGAGCGTCGGTGAGTCAGGTGACAAGCTTGTAAAGGCTGAAAATATCATCAGCGAGATTACAGGCCAGAAACCTGTCCGCACGATTGCAAAGAGAACACAGCCTGCCTTCGGAATCAGGAAGGGTCAGCCCATTGGCTGCAAGGTATATCTCAGGGGAAAGACCGCAGAGGATTTCGTCGAGACTTCCTTAAGCATTCTTGAGAACAAGATCTTTGAATCCCAGTTCGACCGCTCGGGAAACCTCTCATACGGAGTAGAGGAGCACACTGACTTCCCGGGACAGTCATATGATCCGATGATCGGTATCTACGGCATGGACGTAAACGTAATCCTTGAAAAGAAAGGAATACGGATCGCACGGCGGAACATTGAGAGAAAGAAGCTCCCGTCAAAGCAGATAGTAACACGTGAAGATGCCGTCAAATTCATGACAGAAAAATACCAGGTGGAGGTGCTCTGA
- a CDS encoding 30S ribosomal protein S4e yields the protein MSNHMKRLTSPTGWRIAKKENKFVIKTAPGPHNRNSMPMAVWLRDHMGLALNMKEVKKILKDRSVILNGIPCTDPKLGIGVFDIISIPKVDKYYRILRDKKGDYVSVPISAEDAKTRLCKIENKTIVSGGKIQLNLRYGANLIVDSQDYKPKDSIVIGLEGDNRFKVTDHYPFAEGSVAMIIGGSHSGKIGRISKIDTIPGSISNRVYLKDEKSGEDFDTIEEYIFVIGTTEPAVKEWGIEA from the coding sequence ATGTCAAATCATATGAAGAGACTCACTTCGCCTACGGGATGGCGTATCGCGAAGAAAGAGAATAAGTTCGTCATCAAGACCGCACCGGGCCCCCACAACAGGAACTCGATGCCGATGGCAGTCTGGTTAAGGGACCACATGGGCTTAGCTCTCAACATGAAGGAAGTAAAGAAGATCCTCAAGGACCGTTCGGTAATCCTCAACGGAATCCCGTGCACGGACCCGAAGCTTGGAATAGGCGTCTTCGACATCATCTCGATCCCGAAAGTCGACAAGTATTACAGGATTCTCCGTGACAAGAAGGGAGACTACGTATCAGTACCCATCTCGGCAGAGGATGCAAAGACACGCCTCTGCAAGATCGAGAACAAGACGATTGTTTCGGGTGGGAAGATCCAGCTCAATCTTCGCTACGGTGCGAACCTGATAGTGGATTCACAGGATTACAAACCCAAAGACTCGATAGTCATCGGACTTGAAGGCGACAATCGCTTTAAAGTGACCGATCACTACCCGTTCGCAGAGGGAAGCGTTGCAATGATCATCGGAGGAAGCCACTCAGGAAAGATCGGCAGAATCTCAAAGATCGATACAATCCCCGGAAGCATCTCGAACAGGGTCTACCTCAAAGACGAAAAGTCGGGCGAGGACTTCGACACCATTGAAGAATACATCTTCGTTATCGGTACGACAGAGCCTGCAGTAAAGGAATGGGGGATTGAGGCATGA
- the rplX gene encoding 50S ribosomal protein L24 has translation MVRIASTQPRKQRKARYNAPLHARGKFLNAALTSDLQEKYGKKSCRIVVGDTVKVQRGDFRGEEGVVDGVDTEKGTVIVHGVSVTKVDGTEVPRPVYASNVTITKLKLDDKKREERLEAGN, from the coding sequence ATGGTTAGAATTGCAAGTACACAGCCAAGAAAACAGCGCAAAGCGCGCTACAACGCACCTCTGCATGCACGCGGCAAGTTCCTGAACGCTGCTCTCACATCGGATTTACAGGAAAAATACGGCAAAAAGAGCTGCCGTATTGTAGTCGGTGACACTGTAAAGGTCCAGAGAGGAGACTTCAGGGGCGAAGAAGGAGTCGTCGACGGTGTCGACACCGAGAAGGGAACAGTCATCGTTCACGGCGTATCCGTTACAAAAGTCGACGGAACCGAGGTCCCGAGACCCGTATACGCATCGAACGTGACGATTACAAAGCTCAAACTCGATGATAAAAAGCGTGAAGAGAGACTGGAGGCCGGAAACTAA
- a CDS encoding 50S ribosomal protein L14, which produces MKAKQSRTPRALATGSKLTCADNTGARQVQIVSVNQYHGVRKRQPKLGLGDMATVSVKKGTPDMRRKLEKAVVIRQKKEIRRINGLRLSFEDNAMVITNERGEPKGTEIKGPVAREVAERFPKIGSMATIIV; this is translated from the coding sequence ATGAAAGCAAAACAGTCCAGGACTCCGAGAGCGCTTGCAACAGGTTCGAAACTTACCTGTGCAGACAACACCGGTGCAAGGCAGGTCCAGATCGTATCTGTCAATCAGTATCACGGTGTAAGAAAGCGCCAGCCGAAGCTCGGCCTTGGAGATATGGCAACAGTATCAGTAAAGAAAGGAACTCCCGATATGCGCCGCAAACTTGAAAAAGCGGTAGTTATCAGGCAGAAAAAAGAGATCAGAAGGATCAACGGCCTGCGCCTTTCCTTTGAGGACAACGCAATGGTCATCACAAACGAGCGTGGCGAACCGAAGGGCACCGAGATCAAAGGACCGGTTGCAAGAGAGGTTGCCGAGCGTTTCCCGAAGATCGGCTCCATGGCGACGATCATTGTATGA
- a CDS encoding 30S ribosomal protein S17 has translation MAKNIGLNVNIPEKECDDVNCPFHGNLPVRGQVITGKVVSDRMQGSVVVARDYLHYVKKYKRYEKRSSKLHAHNPPCLGAKVGDTVKIAECRPLSKTKTFVVVEVTEE, from the coding sequence ATGGCTAAAAATATAGGGTTAAACGTTAACATTCCCGAAAAGGAATGCGACGACGTAAACTGTCCATTTCATGGCAATTTGCCGGTACGCGGCCAGGTGATTACCGGCAAAGTCGTGAGTGACCGAATGCAGGGATCTGTTGTTGTTGCAAGAGATTACCTGCACTACGTGAAGAAGTACAAGCGTTATGAAAAACGCTCGTCGAAGCTTCACGCACACAACCCTCCGTGTCTTGGAGCCAAGGTCGGCGACACTGTAAAGATTGCAGAGTGCAGACCGCTCTCCAAGACAAAGACCTTCGTAGTAGTGGAGGTGACTGAGGAATGA
- a CDS encoding ribonuclease P protein component 1, whose protein sequence is MITPGNICRHELIGLKAAVERSTNPTQVGISGIVADETKNMLVIFSGDRLKAVQKKGAVFRMHLPDDTLIRVDGSVLVAQPEKRISMRIRKPR, encoded by the coding sequence GTGATAACACCGGGGAATATCTGCAGGCATGAACTCATAGGTCTTAAGGCAGCGGTAGAGAGATCCACAAATCCTACACAGGTTGGGATCTCGGGAATCGTTGCAGACGAGACTAAGAACATGCTTGTAATATTCTCAGGTGACCGCCTCAAAGCAGTGCAGAAGAAAGGGGCTGTATTCAGGATGCATCTCCCAGATGATACTCTTATAAGAGTTGATGGATCGGTGCTTGTTGCGCAGCCTGAAAAAAGAATCAGCATGCGAATTAGAAAACCGAGGTAA
- the rpmC gene encoding 50S ribosomal protein L29 — translation MAIFRASEVSQFSDSELTEQLSKLELELVQDLGKVSAGGAPENPGRIHEVKRTIARIKTEQTKRSREA, via the coding sequence ATGGCTATATTCCGTGCATCCGAAGTCAGCCAGTTCAGTGATTCCGAACTGACAGAACAGCTCTCGAAACTGGAGCTTGAGCTCGTTCAGGATCTTGGCAAGGTAAGCGCAGGAGGAGCACCGGAAAATCCCGGCCGCATCCACGAAGTAAAGCGCACAATCGCCAGGATCAAAACGGAGCAGACAAAGAGGAGTCGCGAGGCGTGA
- a CDS encoding 30S ribosomal protein S3 translates to MAVERRFVEDGVRAARVEKYLRKELKRAGYGGTEIVRTPLGTQITIYAEKPGIVIGKGGKVVREITSTLQNDYNIETPQIEVQQVENPAFNAQIMAERLANSLERGWYFRKAGSSIIRRIMESGALGCEVVISGKLTGARSRVQKFTEGYIKHAGEPSETIVEHGFAIAIKKLGTIGCQVKIVPPGAQLPDHFEVLEPEAVVKSEPARAEPEEDIPEEDIIGQEIDAEMEAVEDVPEEEDF, encoded by the coding sequence ATGGCAGTTGAAAGAAGATTCGTAGAAGACGGCGTACGTGCTGCACGTGTGGAAAAATATCTCCGTAAAGAGCTCAAGAGAGCCGGATACGGCGGAACCGAAATCGTCCGCACACCTCTCGGAACACAGATAACGATCTACGCTGAAAAGCCCGGTATCGTTATCGGTAAAGGCGGAAAGGTAGTCCGCGAAATCACGTCAACACTCCAGAATGATTACAACATTGAAACACCCCAGATTGAGGTTCAGCAGGTGGAAAACCCTGCATTCAATGCACAGATCATGGCAGAGCGCCTTGCAAACTCACTTGAGAGAGGCTGGTACTTCCGTAAGGCAGGAAGCAGCATTATCAGGCGCATAATGGAATCCGGAGCTCTTGGGTGTGAGGTCGTCATATCCGGAAAACTCACCGGAGCAAGATCGCGTGTCCAGAAATTTACCGAAGGCTACATCAAGCATGCCGGCGAGCCAAGCGAGACAATTGTCGAGCACGGCTTTGCAATCGCAATTAAGAAGCTGGGCACTATCGGATGCCAGGTAAAGATCGTTCCGCCGGGAGCACAGCTTCCGGACCATTTCGAAGTTTTAGAACCTGAAGCGGTAGTCAAATCGGAACCTGCCAGGGCAGAACCCGAAGAAGATATCCCCGAAGAAGATATCATCGGACAGGAGATCGACGCCGAGATGGAAGCTGTTGAAGATGTTCCTGAAGAGGAGGACTTCTGA
- a CDS encoding 50S ribosomal protein L22, translated as MARTDYSLNIKGDEVARAKANELPISPKHAIEIAAFIKGKTTSEAIDYLENVVALKKAIPFKKFNCNVAHKKGLDKWDAGRYPVKASEEYLRLLRSVEKNAEYIGLDTENLEIFHVSANRGRRQRGIFPRAMGRATPKFAESVNIEILVKEAQ; from the coding sequence ATGGCAAGGACAGATTATTCACTAAACATCAAAGGCGATGAAGTTGCCCGTGCGAAAGCAAACGAACTTCCGATCTCGCCCAAGCACGCCATCGAGATTGCCGCATTCATCAAAGGCAAGACCACATCAGAGGCCATAGATTATCTTGAAAACGTAGTTGCACTCAAAAAGGCAATCCCGTTCAAGAAGTTCAACTGCAATGTTGCACACAAGAAAGGCCTTGACAAGTGGGACGCCGGAAGATACCCGGTAAAGGCTTCAGAGGAGTACCTCAGGCTCTTAAGATCGGTCGAAAAGAACGCCGAATACATAGGTCTCGACACAGAGAACCTCGAGATATTCCATGTATCGGCAAACAGAGGCCGCAGGCAGAGAGGTATCTTCCCCCGTGCAATGGGAAGAGCTACACCGAAATTTGCAGAATCGGTCAACATTGAAATTCTAGTAAAGGAGGCCCAGTAA
- a CDS encoding 30S ribosomal protein S19 translates to MAKKTQKRLPRRKEEFTYHGYKIEELQQMSLTELLPIMPSRARRKYNRGLSPGQEKLISDMREGKERVRTHLRDMVIMPEMIGKTIEVHNGKEFVKVELQPEAVFHYLGEFALTRRRVTHGSAGIGATRSSKYVPLK, encoded by the coding sequence ATGGCAAAGAAAACTCAGAAGCGCTTGCCGAGGCGAAAAGAAGAATTTACGTACCACGGCTACAAAATCGAAGAACTTCAGCAGATGAGCCTTACAGAGCTTCTCCCCATCATGCCTTCAAGGGCACGCCGCAAATACAACCGCGGACTTTCACCGGGGCAGGAAAAGCTGATTTCTGACATGAGAGAGGGCAAGGAGCGTGTAAGGACACACCTCCGTGACATGGTAATCATGCCCGAGATGATAGGAAAGACGATCGAAGTGCACAACGGAAAGGAGTTTGTAAAAGTAGAGCTCCAGCCCGAAGCGGTGTTCCACTACCTTGGAGAGTTCGCCCTTACAAGAAGACGCGTTACCCACGGAAGTGCAGGTATCGGTGCAACAAGATCCAGTAAATACGTACCGCTGAAGTGA
- a CDS encoding 50S ribosomal protein L2: MGKRIISQNRGRGGPTYRAPSHKYKASLKHPGNVKETIKGQIIDIEHDPARHAPIAKVELEDGKKMFMLVTEGMGVSEKVAWGPEAGISNGNTLSLKDIPVGAYVCNVEARPNDGGKFIRASGVQAQVIGKSDDGRVGIKMPSGKNKWFNEDCRATIGIVAGGGRSEKPFVKAGKKYHKVKSQAQKWPRVKGVCMNVIDHPFGGGGHQHCGRPKTVSRGTSPGRKVGHIAAKRTGRK, encoded by the coding sequence ATGGGAAAACGAATTATCTCACAGAACCGCGGACGCGGAGGACCGACATACCGTGCACCCTCGCACAAGTATAAGGCGTCGCTCAAGCACCCCGGCAATGTCAAAGAGACAATAAAGGGACAGATCATTGACATCGAGCATGATCCCGCACGACACGCACCTATTGCAAAGGTCGAACTCGAAGACGGAAAGAAGATGTTCATGCTCGTCACTGAAGGAATGGGCGTCTCCGAGAAGGTCGCATGGGGACCTGAAGCAGGAATCAGCAACGGAAACACCCTCAGCCTTAAGGACATCCCCGTAGGAGCATACGTCTGCAACGTCGAGGCAAGGCCCAACGACGGCGGGAAGTTTATTCGCGCAAGCGGTGTTCAGGCACAGGTTATCGGAAAATCCGATGACGGACGTGTCGGTATCAAAATGCCGAGCGGAAAGAACAAGTGGTTCAACGAAGACTGCCGTGCAACAATCGGAATCGTCGCAGGCGGAGGACGCAGCGAGAAACCGTTCGTCAAGGCAGGAAAGAAGTACCACAAGGTCAAGTCACAGGCACAGAAGTGGCCGAGAGTCAAGGGTGTCTGCATGAACGTCATCGACCACCCGTTCGGTGGCGGTGGACACCAGCACTGCGGAAGGCCGAAGACTGTTTCAAGAGGCACTTCACCCGGAAGAAAGGTCGGTCATATTGCGGCCAAACGCACAGGAAGGAAATAA
- a CDS encoding 50S ribosomal protein L23: protein MIIKHPYVSEKASMDMEYEGKLQFIVDNKASKKQIAAELEKMFGQNVKSVRTLMTMKGQKKAIVCFENEKAGEEILSRLGIM, encoded by the coding sequence ATGATAATCAAGCACCCGTATGTTTCGGAAAAGGCTTCAATGGACATGGAATATGAAGGCAAACTTCAGTTCATCGTCGACAACAAGGCTTCGAAAAAACAGATCGCTGCAGAGCTTGAGAAAATGTTCGGCCAGAACGTCAAATCAGTCAGAACCCTGATGACGATGAAAGGCCAGAAGAAAGCGATCGTATGCTTCGAGAACGAGAAGGCCGGCGAGGAGATCCTCAGCAGGCTCGGAATCATGTAA
- the rpl4p gene encoding 50S ribosomal protein L4, protein MKTQIKTIDGKDAGEIELPVLFEEEYRPDLIKKAVISIQSMRYQPHGTNPYAGIKTSAASWGSGRGVAQVPRIKNGSRVARIPQAVGGRAAHPPKVEKILVKKINKQEKRKAMRSAIAATTNEELVLARGHIFEGAVPVVFEEAFEDLKSTKEVADALRAAGLYEDVVRARNSRKVRAGRGKLRGRRYKQRKSLLIVTGDKQLRAGKNLAGVDITTVEQLNVELLAPGTQAGRLTVWTVPAINRLGEM, encoded by the coding sequence ATGAAAACACAGATAAAAACAATTGACGGAAAGGATGCAGGCGAGATCGAGCTTCCGGTTCTTTTCGAAGAGGAATATCGTCCCGACCTCATTAAAAAGGCTGTAATCTCGATCCAGAGCATGCGCTACCAGCCTCACGGAACAAACCCATATGCAGGAATAAAAACTTCCGCAGCGTCATGGGGAAGTGGACGCGGTGTTGCACAGGTCCCGAGGATTAAGAACGGTTCACGTGTAGCAAGAATCCCGCAGGCTGTAGGCGGACGTGCGGCACACCCACCGAAGGTTGAAAAGATCCTTGTAAAGAAGATCAACAAGCAGGAAAAGAGAAAAGCGATGAGATCGGCAATCGCTGCAACCACAAACGAGGAACTTGTTCTTGCAAGGGGTCATATCTTTGAAGGGGCCGTACCGGTAGTATTCGAGGAAGCCTTTGAAGACCTGAAATCAACGAAAGAAGTAGCAGACGCACTCAGGGCAGCAGGACTCTACGAGGACGTAGTCCGTGCAAGGAACTCAAGGAAGGTTCGTGCAGGACGCGGAAAACTCCGTGGAAGACGCTACAAACAGAGAAAAAGTCTCCTTATCGTTACAGGCGACAAGCAGCTTCGCGCCGGCAAGAACCTTGCAGGTGTAGACATTACAACAGTCGAACAGCTGAATGTAGAACTCCTTGCACCCGGAACACAGGCAGGAAGACTTACTGTATGGACAGTGCCTGCCATAAACAGACTGGGGGAGATGTGA
- a CDS encoding 50S ribosomal protein L3, producing the protein MPGTTRPRRGSLAYSPRKRAKSQVPKYHSWPSYNGEPAFQGYAGYKVGMTHVIMIDDHKNSPSEGKEISVPVTVIEIPPMKVIAIRAYTNDTYGRKAFAEVWSENIDESISRATQIPKKHNAEEQKEKILKGIEDGFVTDIFAIMYTQPEQLTGVPKKVPELMEIRIAGGDLSTRLDFGISKLGEEVEIENVANAGQYIDVTAVTTGKGTQGAVKRWGIQVRKRKHSRGKKKRHIGNLGPWTPHHVRWQVPQMGQMGYQQRTEFNKRILRIGNNPEEINPDGGFLHYGLVRGKYVLIKGSIPGPTKRLIRIRPAIRQGEHVFREPSINFVSTMSKQG; encoded by the coding sequence ATGCCTGGAACAACCAGACCACGCAGAGGATCACTTGCATACAGCCCGCGCAAAAGGGCGAAGAGTCAGGTACCGAAGTACCACTCATGGCCTTCGTACAACGGAGAGCCAGCCTTCCAGGGATATGCAGGTTATAAAGTGGGTATGACTCATGTCATTATGATCGATGACCACAAGAACAGTCCATCGGAAGGAAAAGAGATCTCGGTACCGGTTACGGTAATTGAGATTCCGCCGATGAAAGTCATCGCGATTCGTGCCTATACAAACGACACATACGGCAGGAAAGCATTCGCCGAAGTTTGGTCAGAAAACATCGACGAGAGCATCTCCCGTGCTACACAGATCCCAAAGAAGCACAATGCCGAAGAACAGAAAGAGAAAATTCTTAAGGGCATCGAAGACGGCTTCGTAACCGACATTTTTGCAATAATGTACACGCAGCCCGAACAGCTCACAGGTGTCCCGAAGAAAGTTCCGGAACTGATGGAGATCCGCATCGCAGGCGGAGACCTCAGCACACGCCTCGACTTCGGAATCTCCAAGCTGGGAGAGGAAGTCGAGATTGAAAATGTCGCAAACGCCGGACAGTACATCGATGTAACTGCCGTTACAACCGGAAAGGGAACCCAGGGTGCAGTAAAACGCTGGGGCATTCAGGTAAGAAAGCGCAAGCACTCACGCGGAAAGAAGAAGCGCCATATCGGAAACCTCGGACCGTGGACACCTCACCACGTAAGGTGGCAGGTACCGCAGATGGGCCAGATGGGATACCAGCAGAGGACCGAATTCAACAAGCGCATCCTCAGGATCGGCAACAACCCCGAAGAGATCAACCCGGACGGAGGATTCCTCCACTACGGACTTGTCAGAGGAAAATACGTCCTGATCAAAGGCTCGATCCCCGGACCCACAAAGCGTCTCATAAGGATTCGCCCGGCAATACGCCAGGGAGAGCATGTCTTCCGCGAACCGTCGATTAACTTTGTCAGCACAATGAGTAAGCAGGGGTGA
- a CDS encoding Tfx family DNA-binding protein produces MKDTLLTDRQKEVLRYRKQGLTQQQIADIIHTSKANICTIEKAAMENIKKARETLDFLYTLDTTHLCTIEKGMDSLDAVKKIFAEAEKPGIKIQYDTISLINKMRESNPEKFRGRYIKEDLEIYINEDGDIFIS; encoded by the coding sequence ATGAAAGACACTCTACTGACTGACAGGCAAAAAGAAGTGTTGAGGTACAGGAAGCAGGGCCTGACGCAGCAGCAGATAGCTGATATCATACACACGTCCAAGGCGAATATCTGCACTATTGAAAAGGCTGCGATGGAGAATATTAAAAAAGCCCGCGAAACTCTCGATTTTCTCTACACACTCGATACGACCCATCTCTGTACAATAGAGAAAGGGATGGATTCGCTCGATGCCGTAAAGAAGATATTTGCGGAAGCCGAAAAGCCCGGCATCAAGATCCAGTACGATACGATTTCACTGATAAACAAGATGCGCGAATCGAATCCTGAAAAATTCAGAGGAAGATACATAAAAGAGGACCTGGAGATCTATATCAACGAAGACGGGGACATCTTCATCAGTTAA
- a CDS encoding F420-dependent methylenetetrahydromethanopterin dehydrogenase — protein sequence MVVKVGIAKLGNIASGVMAELLLDERADREDMETFMATSGTKLQEKDIDRVVENMKAYGPDFCVVVSPNGVLPGPKGAREALAAAGIPCVVITDDITTKKDEFAALKETSFGYIIMKADAMIGARREFLDPIEMADYNGNLVKVLAITGAFRKLQIALDEVIDQVKEGKKGADLALPKIVMSSDKAVEGEFTNPYAYAKARAAYEMAQSVAGINVKGCFMTKGHENYTPIVASAHEVMRQAMLLCDEARELEKSCDGVIRKPHKGDGTRVEKVKLIDKPW from the coding sequence ATGGTAGTAAAAGTAGGAATTGCAAAACTCGGTAACATCGCAAGCGGTGTAATGGCCGAACTTCTCCTTGATGAGCGTGCAGACCGCGAGGACATGGAAACATTCATGGCCACAAGCGGAACGAAGCTCCAGGAAAAAGATATTGACCGCGTCGTCGAGAACATGAAGGCATACGGCCCTGACTTCTGTGTCGTAGTCTCGCCGAACGGTGTTCTCCCCGGACCTAAAGGTGCACGTGAGGCACTTGCAGCGGCAGGCATTCCCTGTGTCGTAATTACCGACGACATCACAACCAAAAAGGACGAATTTGCAGCACTGAAGGAAACAAGCTTCGGTTACATCATCATGAAGGCCGACGCAATGATCGGTGCACGCCGTGAATTCCTCGACCCGATCGAGATGGCGGACTACAACGGAAACCTTGTAAAGGTTCTCGCAATAACCGGTGCATTCCGCAAACTCCAGATTGCACTCGATGAAGTCATCGACCAGGTAAAGGAAGGAAAGAAGGGCGCAGACCTTGCTCTCCCGAAGATAGTAATGAGCTCGGACAAGGCTGTCGAGGGCGAGTTCACAAACCCCTACGCATATGCAAAGGCACGCGCAGCATACGAGATGGCACAGTCTGTTGCAGGAATCAATGTAAAGGGCTGCTTCATGACAAAGGGACACGAGAACTACACCCCGATCGTTGCATCCGCACACGAAGTCATGCGCCAGGCAATGCTCCTCTGCGACGAGGCACGCGAACTCGAGAAGTCCTGCGACGGTGTAATCCGCAAGCCACACAAGGGCGACGGAACACGTGTCGAAAAGGTCAAATTAATCGACAAACCCTGGTAA